A single genomic interval of Salinarchaeum sp. IM2453 harbors:
- a CDS encoding rhomboid family intramembrane serine protease translates to MARRPTIEVLALCAVIFIIQQLFVVFVNTRAAVEFFALGFPLTEYPWTVVTSVYAHASWHHLFSNAIVIALAGLPIEGLTTRVRFHLFVLWTGAFAGFSQILITSELVLGASGAAFALLGYVLTSNRVTGGLLDMLRLSIRQKIAVYILVAAGISLMLHTEGAALYGHFTGLLLGLIAGRMNILRSKERNTQVAS, encoded by the coding sequence ATGGCCAGACGACCTACGATTGAGGTACTCGCCCTCTGCGCTGTTATATTCATAATACAACAACTTTTTGTGGTATTTGTCAACACACGCGCAGCAGTCGAATTTTTTGCCTTAGGCTTTCCGCTGACTGAGTATCCGTGGACAGTTGTAACCAGCGTGTATGCTCATGCAAGCTGGCACCACCTCTTCAGTAATGCAATTGTAATTGCACTGGCTGGTCTTCCAATTGAGGGACTAACAACAAGGGTACGGTTTCACTTGTTCGTGCTGTGGACTGGAGCATTCGCTGGCTTCTCACAAATCCTCATCACAAGTGAATTGGTTTTGGGAGCTAGTGGAGCTGCCTTTGCACTACTTGGGTATGTTCTTACCTCAAACCGAGTTACGGGAGGGCTATTAGATATGCTTCGATTGTCAATTCGACAGAAAATTGCCGTGTATATTCTTGTAGCTGCTGGAATTTCGCTAATGCTACACACAGAAGGAGCTGCTCTATATGGGCATTTTACAGGGCTGTTGCTAGGGCTGATAGCCGGACGGATGAATATACTGCGGTCAAAAGAACGCAATACTCAAGTCGCTTCTTAA
- a CDS encoding homoserine dehydrogenase: MRIAIAGAGAVGTSVLELAEEYGHTVVGIADSSSAATGDEQVDVESVLQRKEETGAVGTQPAGELFKTEYDVLVEATPTTLGDAQPAFSHCQRALEEDRHVVLANKGPVAERYTDLRKIETQSNGSIRFEATVGGAIPAIRTIEDYGPEKVLAARGVLNGTANFVLTRMAAEGLSYEKVLSEAQELGVAETDPSFDVEGTDAALKCVIMANVLTGGDPEFTLSDATVEGITDIPGSALDLAAQDNKTIRLIGEATRDHVKVGPRLVPENGPLSVTGTRNIVQIDTEHAGRLNLSGRGAGGPETATAVLADVGRLG, translated from the coding sequence ATGCGAATTGCAATTGCCGGTGCTGGAGCAGTTGGCACCTCGGTTCTGGAGCTTGCAGAGGAGTATGGACACACCGTTGTTGGTATTGCTGATTCATCCAGCGCAGCAACTGGTGATGAACAGGTTGATGTAGAATCAGTTTTACAGCGGAAAGAAGAGACGGGGGCTGTCGGGACCCAGCCAGCAGGCGAGTTGTTTAAAACAGAATATGATGTCTTGGTCGAAGCAACACCAACGACACTTGGAGATGCTCAACCAGCGTTTAGTCATTGCCAACGAGCACTTGAAGAGGATCGACATGTCGTGTTAGCAAATAAGGGACCAGTTGCGGAACGGTATACTGATCTACGCAAGATTGAGACTCAAAGTAATGGTAGTATTCGATTTGAAGCAACTGTCGGGGGAGCCATTCCAGCTATTCGAACAATTGAGGATTATGGACCGGAAAAAGTTCTTGCAGCTCGAGGGGTGCTTAACGGGACAGCGAACTTTGTCCTGACAAGGATGGCTGCAGAAGGACTGAGCTATGAGAAAGTGCTCTCTGAGGCACAGGAACTTGGTGTAGCAGAAACAGACCCGAGCTTTGATGTCGAAGGGACCGACGCAGCGCTGAAATGTGTGATTATGGCAAATGTACTGACCGGCGGTGATCCCGAATTCACCCTTTCCGATGCAACAGTTGAAGGTATTACAGATATACCGGGCAGTGCACTTGATCTGGCTGCACAGGATAACAAAACTATTCGGCTAATTGGAGAAGCAACTCGCGATCACGTCAAGGTTGGTCCGCGATTAGTACCAGAGAACGGCCCGCTATCTGTGACAGGAACACGAAATATCGTTCAAATCGATACGGAACATGCCGGTCGGCTGAATCTTTCTGGACGCGGAGCAGGCGGCCCGGAAACAGCAACAGCAGTGCTTGCTGACGTCGGTCGGTTAGGTTAA
- the rpsJ gene encoding 30S ribosomal protein S10: MQQARVRLAGTNPSALDDICGDVEEIADKTGVALSGPVPLPTKTLEIPARKSPDGEGTATWEHWEMRVHKRLIDIDADERALRQLMRIQVPNDVSIEIVLEE, translated from the coding sequence ATGCAGCAGGCACGAGTCCGACTCGCCGGTACGAATCCGAGTGCTCTCGATGACATCTGCGGTGATGTCGAAGAGATTGCGGACAAGACCGGCGTCGCGCTATCAGGCCCTGTTCCACTGCCTACCAAAACGCTTGAAATTCCGGCACGAAAATCGCCTGACGGCGAAGGTACAGCGACATGGGAGCACTGGGAAATGCGAGTACACAAACGCCTAATCGATATCGATGCTGACGAACGTGCACTTCGGCAACTGATGCGAATTCAGGTGCCAAACGATGTGAGCATCGAGATCGTTCTCGAAGAATAG
- the tuf gene encoding translation elongation factor EF-1 subunit alpha codes for MSEKPHQNLAIIGHVDHGKSTLVGRLLYETGSVPEHVIEQYKEEAEEKGKGGFEFAYVMDNLAEERERGVTIDIAHQEFETDDYNFTIVDCPGHRDFVKNMITGASQADNAVLVVAADDGVAPQTQEHVFLARTLGIDELLVGINKMDIVDYEENKFKEVQSEVQELLKQVQFNVGDASFIPISAFEGDNIAEASDNTPWYDGPTLLESLNALEEPEPPTDAPLRLPIQDVYTISGIGTVPVGRIETGMMHPGDDVSFQPSDVGGEVKTIEMHHEEVDEAGPGDNVGFNVRGVGKDDIRRGDVCGPADDPPSVAETFQAQIVVMQHPSVITAGYTPVFHAHTAQVACTIESIDKKMDPSSGEVAEENPDFIQSGDAAVVTVRPQKPLSIEPSSEIPELGSFAIRDMGQTIAAGKVLSVNEA; via the coding sequence ATGAGCGAGAAACCTCACCAAAATCTGGCCATTATCGGCCACGTGGACCACGGGAAGAGTACACTGGTCGGGCGACTTCTCTACGAAACGGGAAGTGTACCCGAGCACGTAATTGAACAGTACAAAGAAGAAGCCGAAGAGAAGGGCAAGGGCGGATTCGAATTCGCTTACGTGATGGACAACCTCGCCGAAGAGCGAGAGCGTGGTGTCACTATTGACATCGCCCATCAGGAGTTCGAAACCGACGATTACAACTTCACAATCGTCGACTGTCCGGGTCACCGAGACTTCGTCAAAAACATGATTACTGGCGCAAGCCAGGCAGACAACGCAGTTCTTGTCGTTGCTGCAGATGACGGAGTCGCACCACAGACCCAAGAACACGTCTTCCTTGCTCGAACTCTTGGTATCGACGAGCTGCTTGTCGGGATCAATAAGATGGACATTGTTGACTACGAAGAAAACAAGTTCAAGGAGGTCCAGTCGGAAGTGCAGGAGCTCCTCAAGCAGGTTCAGTTCAACGTAGGAGATGCTTCCTTCATCCCAATCAGCGCATTCGAGGGCGACAATATTGCAGAGGCCTCGGACAATACGCCGTGGTACGACGGCCCAACGCTGCTTGAATCCCTGAATGCTCTTGAAGAGCCAGAGCCACCAACGGACGCTCCACTCCGACTCCCAATTCAGGATGTTTACACGATTTCCGGGATTGGTACTGTCCCAGTTGGACGAATCGAAACAGGTATGATGCATCCGGGCGACGATGTTTCCTTCCAGCCAAGTGATGTTGGCGGAGAGGTCAAGACCATCGAGATGCACCACGAGGAAGTTGACGAAGCCGGTCCAGGTGACAATGTTGGATTCAACGTTCGTGGAGTCGGCAAGGATGACATCCGTCGTGGAGATGTCTGTGGCCCAGCAGACGACCCACCATCAGTTGCTGAGACATTCCAGGCTCAGATTGTTGTGATGCAGCATCCAAGTGTCATCACCGCTGGATACACACCAGTCTTCCACGCACACACCGCACAGGTTGCCTGTACAATCGAGTCAATTGACAAGAAGATGGACCCATCGTCAGGAGAAGTCGCAGAAGAGAATCCTGACTTCATCCAGTCCGGTGACGCTGCAGTTGTTACGGTGCGCCCACAGAAGCCACTCTCAATCGAGCCATCGAGCGAGATTCCAGAGCTTGGTAGCTTCGCAATCCGTGACATGGGACAGACAATTGCAGCAGGTAAGGTCCTGAGCGTCAACGAAGCATAA